Part of the Paenibacillus sp. FSL R7-0273 genome is shown below.
TATCATTTTGGACAGGGTGGTGAGTGGATGATCCCTCAGAGTGACATCGTGCTGCTGAATGAGGATATGGAGGAAACACCCCAGCCAAGCCTTACCTATAAATTAGACCTCTCCAGGGGGCGTATCGGCGGCGTAGCTGTGGATGGGCTAGAAGCAGTAAAGCAAGCCGTTTTTAAGATGCTCTCAACCATTCGCTTTGAGCATCTGATTTACAGCGATGCTTATGGTAATGAGGCCGATGTAGGCGCAGTAAGCGGTCGGGCTGTATTTGAGGCAGAGGTGGAGCGCTGGGTCAAAGAAGCATTAAGGCCAGATGACCGAATCGCTTCCGCGACTCAGTTCCGTTTCTCCTACGAGGGAGATACAGCTCTAGTTCAGTTTGTGGTCGAAAGTGACTATGGCAATTATACGGATGCACTGGAGGTGAGCAGCAATGTATGAGTCACAAACTTTTGAAGCCATTTTGCAGCGGATGCTGGACCGTGTGCCGGCGGACATCGACAAGCGCGAAGGCAGTATTATTTATGATGCCATGGCGCCGGCCGCATTGGAGCTCGCGCAAATGTACGTGGAGATGGATATAAACGCAAACCTTATGTTTGCAGATACAGCCAGCGG
Proteins encoded:
- a CDS encoding DUF2634 domain-containing protein, which translates into the protein MIPQSDIVLLNEDMEETPQPSLTYKLDLSRGRIGGVAVDGLEAVKQAVFKMLSTIRFEHLIYSDAYGNEADVGAVSGRAVFEAEVERWVKEALRPDDRIASATQFRFSYEGDTALVQFVVESDYGNYTDALEVSSNV